TATCAAAGTAATGGTTGATTTTTTCGTCCATCGCCGCCACTTCATATGCTTGATCCACAGAACCGTTCAGATAAAGATCTAGAGCTGCTTCGACAAAGTTCTTCACATCGCGTCCCATCTTTTTGATTTCTTCCTCAACGGCAGGGATACGTTGCTCCCCTTTCATACGAATAGTCGCTTCAGCGATAGACACTGCATGGTCTCCCATGCGTTCCAAATCGGATACGGCCTTGAGAACTGTCAAGACAGTACGAAGGTCTTGTGAAACAGGTTGTTGAAGAGCAATCATTTCAAATGATTTCTTTTCCAACTTCACTTCGTATTCATTTACTTCTGCATCGTCTTCAATGACTTCTTTTGCCAAATCACGGTCGTGCGTGACAAAGGCGCGCACTGTACGATTGATCTGCGAAAGCACTTCTTGTCCCATTGCGTAGAACTGGTTGTGCAATTTCTCTAAATCTTCTTCAAATTGAGATCGTAACATCATTCAACTCCTTATCCAAATTTTCCTGTAATATAATCTTCTGTTTCCTTGTTTTGTGGGTTGAGGAACATCTTCTTCGTATCGTTAAACTCGATTAAATCCCCATCTAGGAAAAAGCCAGTTTTATCAGAGATACGAGAGGCCTGCTGCATGGAACGAGTTACCAAGAGCATGGTGTATTTATCCTTTAGACCATACAAGGTTTCCTCAATCTTACCAGCCGAGATAGGATCCAAGGCTGAAGTTGGTTCGTCCAAGAGGATAATTTTAGGGCTGGTTGCCAAAACACGAGCAACACAGACACGTTGCTGTTGACCTCCTGAGAGACCAATAGCCGAATCATGCAAACGATCCTTGACTTCATCCCAGATAGAAGCACGTTGCAAGGCTTTTTCTACTGCTTCATCAAGGACTTGTTTATCCTTGACCCCATTGATACGTAGTCCGTAAACAACATTTTCGTAGATAGACATAGGGAAGGGATTGGGTTGTTGAAAAACCATGCCGATTTCCTTACGCAATTCAACCGTGTCGGTACGGGGGCTGTAGATATTGTGACCATTGTAAATTACTGTCCCCGTTGTTGTCACCTCAGGGTTTAAATCTCCCATCCGGTTGATGGCCTTGAGAAGAGTTGACTTCCCTGAACCTGATGGACCAATGAGGGCGGTTATTTCCTTGGGTTGGAAAGAAAGGGAAACACTATTCAAGGCCTTCTTTTTGTTGTAATAAACGGACAGGTCTTTAACCTGCAAAATCGGTTCTGTCATGCTGTTTCCTTTCTAACCAAAGTGTCCCGTTACATAGTCATTGGTTGACTGTAGCTTGGCATTTTGGAAAATATTGGACGTCTTATCATACTCAATCAAATCACCCAAGTAGAAAAATCCAGTATAGTCACTCGCACGGGCAGCCTGTTGCATACTGTGGGTAACGATGATGATGGTAAAGTCTTTCTTCAACTCCAGCATGGTTTCTTCCAGTTGGGCTGTCGCAATCGGATCCAAGGCTGACGCTGGCTCATCCATCAAGAGAATATCTGGCTTGACAGAGATGGCGCGAGCGATACAGAGACGTTGCTGCTGACCACCAGAAAGCATCAAGGCTGATTTGTGAAGGTCATCTTTGACCTGGTCCCAAAGGGCAGCTTGACGGAGAGAAGTTTCCACAATTTCATCAAGAACTTTCTTGTCCTTAACACCTGCACGTTCATGAGCAAAAGTGATGTTGCGGTAAATAGACTTGGCAAATGGATTTGGACGTTGAAAGACCATTCCGATATGCTTGCGCATCTCATAGACATTGATTTCAGGACGATTGACATCAATACCTTGGTAAAGGATTTGCCCTGTCACCTTAGCGATATCAATAGTATCATTCATCCGATTGAGACTGCGAAGATAAGTAGATTTCCCTGATCCAGAAGGACCAATCAAGGCTGTAATTTTATTTTTTTCAAATTGCATATCGATGCCCTTGATGGATTCATTTTTACCATAGTAAACATGTAAATCCTTGGTAGAGAGGGCCACTTTTTCTTCAGGGAAGGTGATGATATGCTTTTCATCCCAGTTATATTTTGACATGGCTTCTCCTTTAGGCAGCGGTTAATTTCTTGTGTAAATAGCTTCCGAGTTTGCGTGCTCCAAAGTTAAAAATCAAGATAAAGATGAGGAGCACGGCGGCAGAACCAGCAGATACAATGGTAGCATCAGGAATGGTTCCTTCACTGTTGACCTTCCAGATGTGGACAGCCAAGGTTTCTGCTTGACGGAAGATTGAGATAGGGCTGGTAACACTGAGGATATTCCAGTTAGACCAGTCTAGGGCTGGTGCAGACTGTCCCGCCGTATAAATCAGAGCGGCAGCCTCACCAAAGATACGGCCAGATGCCAAGACAACACCTGTTACAATACCTGGTAGGGCTTCTGGAATGACGACATGGACCACAGTCTCCCAACGAGAAATTCCGAGGGCCAGACCAGCCTCACGTTGGGTATGGTGAACGTGTCTCAAACTGTCTTCAACATTTCGAGTCATCTGAGGCAGGTTAAAGACCGTCAAGGCCAAGGCACCAGAAATAATGGAAAATCCATACTCAAACTGGACTACAAAGATTAAGTAACCAAAGAGACCCACAACGACCGACGGTAGAGAAGACAAAATTTCGATACAGGTACGGATAAAATTGGTCACAGGACCCTTTTTGGCATATTCAGCAAGGAAAATCCCCGCTCCCATGGATAAAGGAACAGAAATAACCAAGGTAATGACCAAAAGGAAGAAGGAATTATAAAGCTGAATCCCGATACCTCCGCCTGCTTGATAGGAAGAAGATTTCCCAGTCAAGAAGGACCAAGAGATGTGAGGTAAACCACGAACTAGGATATAGAGAATCAAGGACGCCAGAATGGTCACGATGATACCCGAGATGGTATAGAGGACAGCTGTTGCAAGTTTATCTAATTTCTTAGCGTGCATAGTTTTTCTTTCCTCTTTCTTTCGTAATCAATTTAATCACACTGTTAAAGGCCAAACTCATCAAGAGCAATACC
This window of the Streptococcus sp. D7B5 genome carries:
- the phoU gene encoding phosphate signaling complex protein PhoU; amino-acid sequence: MLRSQFEEDLEKLHNQFYAMGQEVLSQINRTVRAFVTHDRDLAKEVIEDDAEVNEYEVKLEKKSFEMIALQQPVSQDLRTVLTVLKAVSDLERMGDHAVSIAEATIRMKGEQRIPAVEEEIKKMGRDVKNFVEAALDLYLNGSVDQAYEVAAMDEKINHYFDSIRDLATEEIKKNPEAIVTGRDYFQVISFLERIGDYAKNICEWVVYFETGKIVEL
- the pstB gene encoding phosphate ABC transporter ATP-binding protein PstB gives rise to the protein MTEPILQVKDLSVYYNKKKALNSVSLSFQPKEITALIGPSGSGKSTLLKAINRMGDLNPEVTTTGTVIYNGHNIYSPRTDTVELRKEIGMVFQQPNPFPMSIYENVVYGLRINGVKDKQVLDEAVEKALQRASIWDEVKDRLHDSAIGLSGGQQQRVCVARVLATSPKIILLDEPTSALDPISAGKIEETLYGLKDKYTMLLVTRSMQQASRISDKTGFFLDGDLIEFNDTKKMFLNPQNKETEDYITGKFG
- the pstB gene encoding phosphate ABC transporter ATP-binding protein PstB — translated: MSKYNWDEKHIITFPEEKVALSTKDLHVYYGKNESIKGIDMQFEKNKITALIGPSGSGKSTYLRSLNRMNDTIDIAKVTGQILYQGIDVNRPEINVYEMRKHIGMVFQRPNPFAKSIYRNITFAHERAGVKDKKVLDEIVETSLRQAALWDQVKDDLHKSALMLSGGQQQRLCIARAISVKPDILLMDEPASALDPIATAQLEETMLELKKDFTIIIVTHSMQQAARASDYTGFFYLGDLIEYDKTSNIFQNAKLQSTNDYVTGHFG
- the pstA gene encoding phosphate ABC transporter permease PstA, which gives rise to MHAKKLDKLATAVLYTISGIIVTILASLILYILVRGLPHISWSFLTGKSSSYQAGGGIGIQLYNSFFLLVITLVISVPLSMGAGIFLAEYAKKGPVTNFIRTCIEILSSLPSVVVGLFGYLIFVVQFEYGFSIISGALALTVFNLPQMTRNVEDSLRHVHHTQREAGLALGISRWETVVHVVIPEALPGIVTGVVLASGRIFGEAAALIYTAGQSAPALDWSNWNILSVTSPISIFRQAETLAVHIWKVNSEGTIPDATIVSAGSAAVLLIFILIFNFGARKLGSYLHKKLTAA